The following are from one region of the Candidatus Tanganyikabacteria bacterium genome:
- a CDS encoding serine/threonine-protein phosphatase, whose translation MGTRPFFSQTPPRLRFGWRYGLAIGLAAILVALIYAGSRAVLAVESAMPLAPALATALCAAIAAPTLRGVLRLVAGRSHGSESLALTQLAAVTQSADSAGAIGEAFCQVAREALKLPEVAVYIRKGDRLIGVAGDIPEALREQGVALAEVRPRSQPGTRLLSPSELPGVAASGQRGWVVLESNKDVLGAISIGSLPGGWGLAGRDHRLLQALCRDLAQSLRSVEIFGEFAAIEGLARDLEIGREVQAGFLSRPAPALKGVQVSARSRPARENGGDFFDLLEVEGGRVGLLVGDATGRGISAALHMAMTLSFFRSLVPGASSPRQVLEQINNLICRYRASGKTFVSACYGIYDCRDKTLTIANAGMPPPVLNGRPLELKGLPLGARANVRFREEKFPLTSGDVLVLMSDGINSVRPGGRKLGWDRVFRLVGDHTALSAEGLIDQMLRSCSDWVGGALTDDATLICLKIGEGGTRLVKGPAARHTRKLSGAVLLDKPDRAH comes from the coding sequence ATGGGAACCAGGCCGTTCTTCTCCCAGACCCCGCCGCGGCTGCGCTTCGGCTGGCGCTACGGCCTGGCCATCGGCCTGGCCGCCATCCTGGTGGCCCTGATCTACGCCGGCAGCCGGGCGGTGCTGGCGGTCGAGAGCGCCATGCCACTCGCCCCGGCCCTGGCGACGGCGCTATGCGCGGCGATCGCCGCGCCGACGCTGCGCGGCGTCTTGAGGCTCGTGGCGGGCCGCAGCCACGGTTCCGAGAGCCTGGCGCTCACGCAACTGGCAGCCGTCACGCAGTCGGCCGATTCGGCCGGGGCGATCGGCGAGGCGTTCTGCCAGGTCGCCCGCGAGGCGCTCAAGCTTCCGGAGGTGGCGGTGTACATCCGCAAAGGCGATCGGCTGATCGGCGTCGCCGGCGACATCCCGGAGGCCCTGCGGGAGCAGGGAGTCGCCCTCGCGGAAGTCCGGCCCCGGAGCCAGCCCGGCACGCGCCTGCTCTCGCCCAGCGAACTCCCCGGAGTGGCCGCCAGCGGGCAACGCGGCTGGGTCGTGCTCGAATCCAACAAGGACGTCCTGGGCGCCATCTCCATCGGATCGCTCCCGGGGGGCTGGGGCCTCGCGGGGCGCGACCACCGCTTGCTGCAGGCGCTGTGCCGCGACCTGGCGCAGTCCCTGCGCTCGGTCGAGATCTTCGGCGAGTTCGCGGCGATCGAGGGCCTGGCCCGCGACCTCGAGATCGGTCGCGAGGTGCAGGCGGGCTTCCTCTCGCGTCCCGCCCCGGCGCTCAAGGGCGTGCAGGTGTCCGCCCGGAGCCGGCCCGCCCGGGAAAACGGCGGCGACTTCTTCGACCTGCTGGAGGTCGAGGGCGGCCGCGTCGGCCTGCTCGTCGGCGACGCCACCGGCCGCGGCATCTCGGCGGCCCTGCACATGGCGATGACGCTGTCGTTCTTCCGGAGCCTGGTGCCTGGCGCCTCGTCGCCGCGGCAGGTGCTCGAGCAGATCAACAACCTCATCTGCCGTTACCGGGCGAGCGGCAAGACCTTCGTCTCGGCCTGCTACGGCATCTACGACTGCCGCGACAAGACCCTGACGATCGCCAACGCCGGCATGCCCCCGCCGGTCCTCAACGGCCGGCCCCTGGAACTCAAGGGCCTGCCCCTGGGCGCCCGCGCCAACGTGCGCTTCCGCGAGGAGAAGTTCCCGCTGACCTCGGGCGACGTGCTGGTGCTCATGAGCGACGGGATCAACTCGGTGCGGCCCGGCGGCCGCAAGCTGGGCTGGGATCGCGTGTTCCGCCTGGTAGGCGATCACACGGCCCTTTCGGCCGAGGGCCTCATTGACCAGATGCTCCGCAGTTGCTCCGACTGGGTAGGCGGTGCGCTCACCGACGACGCGACCCTGATCTGCCTCAAGATCGGCGAGGGCGGGACCCGCCTGGTGAAAGGGCCGGCCGCCCGCCACACGAGGAAGCTGAGCGGCGCGGTGCTGCTGGACAAGCCGGACCGGGCGCATTAG